AAGGTATTTGGTCATTCATATAAACTATGTAAGAAAAGGCCTGTGTCAAAAGAGGAAGAAGAGGCTAGGGAAAAATAGAATGTTCATACCATTAATCAGGAGCCTCTTAATGTGAATAATGGATCATTAGATGATGATGGATTCCAAATAGTGGGAAGAAAGAACAAAGTTGTGGATTGGTTGAATAAGCAATGGCAACAGATTATGGGTAATGGATATAGGAATAGACAACAAACTAGAGGTCCTCAAAAAGTTGGTCAAAATGTGGTAAACCAAAGATCCCAAAGTGGTAATAATCAACAGTTTAAGAAGAGTGGAGAATTGCCTTTTAAGGGTAATGTGTTTGATAGAATTAGGTTTGGTGGTCAATGGAGGAAAGTTGATGATAGTAATAAAAGAGATATGGCAAAGATCATTAAGGAAAAGTCAACTCTAGTCCAAATTGAGAAACCTGACAATTCTAAAAAGCAAGATAAAAATGTAACTACTAAGATTGTTGTTCCAGAGGCTAAGGTTATGTTTATGGGTAGCAGTAGTGGTGGTGTAAAGGGTAGAAGTAAGAATGAAGATGTTGCGATTGAGGAGAGTAATACTGAAGTTAGGAAAGGGTTTGGTAGTTATGTTTCTACAAATCCATTTGGGGCTTTGGCAGAGGGTAATGTTGGGAAGGATGACTTTGAAACAGATGATGATGAGTGGGATGTTGAATATGAGCTTCATGTTGGTGACATTAAGAAAGTTGGGAAAATCTTAGAAAATCATGAAATTCCTCCTATTGATGTTGTTATGAACTGGAGTCAAAAACAGGTTGAAATACTTCAATTCTAATTGTCATAAAAATGGATTATTGCCTATCTTTGATTTGTATGATGATGTTGCTTCTGAAAATAATGGTAGTGCTCGGTTCATGAATATGGATATTGGTGGTTATTCTACCCAGGATTAGATGTATGCAGGACATGACTAACCTAGTGTTCATCAATGACGTTTAAAATAGCAACATGGAATGTTAGATGGTTGAGTAACACCTCTAACCAAAGGGAAGTAGCTAAGTTTATGCAGAATGGTGATTTTATTATTTGTTGTTTTTTTAGAAactcatatatataagaataagttGAAAAGAGTAGGTGATAAATGGTTTGGTAGTTGGGAATGGACATCTAATAGTGTTCATTGCAACGGAGGTACTAGAATATTATTAGGATGGGATCCTAGGTCTGTTAGGATTATGGTATTGGATCAACATGAGCAAGCATTACACTGTTATATTGATCTTGTGGATTGCCAgaatgggtttttttttttttttttgttctttcaTCTATGGTTATCATAGGATGGTGCCTAGATGGAGGCTATGGGAAAGTCTTAGGGTACATAGTAGTGTAGTTAAGAATAAACCTTGGGTATTAGTGGGGGATTTTAATGCTACTTTACATATTTGTGAACACTCTGCTGGTCACTCCAAGGTTACTAGTAGTATGGCTGATTTTAGAGAGTGTGTTAGTGATCTTCAACTTAATGATATAGCAAAATTTGGTTTGAATCTTACTTGGAATCAAACTCCTGGTAGGACTGATGGGGTAATGAAGAAGTTAGATAGGGCTATGGCAAATGTTGAGTTTATGTCATTGTTTCCTTTCGCCCAGGCTACTTTTCTCCCTTTCATGCATTCTGATCATAGCCCTATTATTATTGAATTTACCGAGGTATTGAAATCTAAACCTAAGTCTTTTAAGTTCCATAATCACTTAGTTAATAAGCCTGAATTTTTGATGATTGTGAAAGAAAAATGGGATGAGCACATTGATGGGTATGCTATGTATAGAGCGGTTAGTAAGTTGAAGAGGTTAAAAAGGCCTATTAGGAATCTTATTCGTGTTCATGGTAATGTGTTTGAGAAGACTGCTAAACTTAAATGTGAGCTTGAGAGGGTTCAAATTGCTGTGGAGCAGAATTCTAATGATGCAGAGTTGAGAATGGAGGAAGAAAGGTATGTTAAGGCATACAATGATGCTATTAAATATGAAGAGATATTTCTTGAACAAAAAGCTAAGGTGAAATGATTAAAGGAGGGTGATAGGAATACTAAATACTTCCATAAGGCTATTAAGGGTAGATTAAATAGAAGTAGGGTTGAATCTGTAGAAAACATGTTGGTGGATAGATTTTTTAGTAGGGATGTTGTTGAACAGTTTGTGACTTATTTTAAGAATGTACTTGGAAATAATAGTGTGATTGAGCCTATTTATGATCCTGAGTCTCTATTTTCTAAAAACCTATCTTACTCCCAAGCTGTTGATATGGTGAgatatgttaatgatgatgaaataAAGCTTGCTTTATTTGAGATCAATGATGATAAGGCTCCTGGTCCTGATGGCTTCTCTTCTAAATTCTTTAAGTCTGCTTGGAATGTGATAGGTAAAGAGGTGTGTATTGCTATTAGGGATTTTTTCCATATTGGGAAGCTGCTATAAGAGATTAATGCAACTGTTATTTCACTTGTTCCCAAAGTTCAATCCCTCAAAAAGTTTCTGATTTTAGACCCATTGCCTGCTGTAATGTGATTTATAAAATCATTAGTAAGGTGATTTCAAACAGGATTAAATATGGGTTGGATTCTATTATTGATGAAAATCAAAGTGCTTTTACACCGGGTAGGCAAATTAGTGATAATATACTGCTTAGTCAAGAATTGATGAGAGGATATCATAGAGATAGGGGCATTCCTAGATGTGCTTTCAAAATTGATGTTCAAAAGGCTTATGATTCTGTGGAATGGCAATTTTTGAAGATATGTTTACAAAACTTTGGTTTTCATCCAATGATAGCGATGTGGATTATGAACTGTGTTACTTCTACATCATTTATGATTAATGTCAATGGTGATCATGTGGTTTCTTTCAAGGCAAGAGAGGGTTAAGGCAAGGTGATCTATTGTCACCCTATCTTTTTACTTTGATGTTGGAGGTTCTTACTTTGATGATTAAAAGACAAGTCAAAGCAAATAGAAGGTTTAAATACCATTAGAGATGTAAAGAACTTGAGCTGACCCACTTATGTTTTTCTGATGATCTTCTTCTTTTTTGTAATGCTGACTCCATTTCAGTTAATTGTTTATTCAAGCTTTGAAGGAGTTTAGTTAGGTGTTTGTATTGATTCATAGTATGGAGAAAAGTACTACATTCTTTGGCAATGTTAAAAATGATATTAAGGCTCAGATCTCCTCTATTATGCCATTTACTGTAGGCATGCTTCCAGTTAAGTATCTTGGTGTTCCTTTGATTTCCACAAGATTAAAGTCCAAAGATTGTGTTAAATTGGTTGAAAAAGTGAATAAGAGGGTCTTTGATTGGAAGAATAAGTCCTTATCATTTGCTGGGAGAATGCAACTTGTTTCTTCTGTATTGGCATCTATTCAAGTGTTCTGGTCATCTATGTTTATATTACCTAAGAAGATCTCTACTGATATTGAAAGAATAATGAGAAGTTTCTTACGGTGCCAAGGTGAATTTAAAAGAGGTAAGGCTAAAGTCAATTGGAAGTGTGTTTGTTTGCCTAAGAGTAAAGGTGGGTTGGAAATTAAAGCTCTACATTCTTGAAATGTTGCATTAATGTCAAAACATGTTTGCAACATTATCACCAATAAAAAGTCTGTTTGGGTTAAATGGGTAAGATGTGTAAAGATGAAGAAGAAGAGTTTTTGGGAATATAATGCTCCTGCTGATTCTAGTTGGACATGGAAGAAAATAATGAGATTCAGGCATAAGATTAGAAGGTTTATTGTCCATAGCATTGGTAACGGTGGTAAAACAATGGCATGGTATGATAATTGGCATCCTGTGGGTCCTCTGGATGTCATTATTTCCAGGAGAGATATTTATACAGCTGGCTATAGTGCTCAAACTACTGTAGTTGATATTGTACAAAATGGTGAATGGGAAGTACCTGATGCTTGGAAGGATAAATATGGTATGATTTTTGATGTCTGTCCTCCTTTGCTAATTAGAGATAGGAATGATGTTGTGTTGTGGAAGTCCAAAGATAATAAGCTTGGTCATTTTAAGGTTAAAACAGCTTTTAGTGATTTAAGTGCTGATATTGATGAGGTGGGTTGGGCAAAACTAGTGTGGTTCAGTCAATGTATCCATAGGCATTCATTTGTGTTGTGGGTTGCTATGTCTAATAAACTTAGAACTCAGGACAAGTATATGAGGGTTGAAATGAATAATAGCTTGAAGTGTCCATTTTGTTTAGAATGTAAAGATAGTCATAATCATCTGTTTTTAGTGTGATTTGTCTAATTCTATTTCGAATCACTTCAAGGAAATGGCTAGATTAGACCATGTTCCTGATACTTGGGATGAGATTGTGAGTTATATGCAAAATAGACCTATCAACAAATCGATCTGGAGTGCTGTGCAAAGATTAGTGTTGGGTGCTTGTGTTTATTATGTGTGGCAGAAAAGAAAAAATCTAGACCAACAAATAAGATTTTTGATATTATTAGAAACATGGTTAGGTTTAAGTTGATAAGTTTGAGGATTAGAAGTACTATTCAGGCTAAATATGCTGCTGATATATGGGAAATCTATTTGAATGATGGTGGTATTAAGCCCTGTTCAAATGTTGACAACTGATCATGTGTTTGTTGTTATGGTGATAAGGTGTAGAGAATTCCAGTTTATGGGAATGATTAGAGAGAATAAAAATCACCTTCACATATTGCAAATGAAAATCTAAATGGGTTGGGTGGGTGGTTTGGGCGCTTACTATTATTGTTTGACTTTTTCAAGTCAAACCTGTATGGTGATATGCAAGTATGAAACTTTCAGGAATTATTCGCTGTACATATTGTCTTTAGGTTATAAATGGGTTTTTAGAGTTATAAGGTGTTGCTTGGGTAGAGTCTGTAACAGTTTTTCTACTATAATTGTGGCTGTGATGTGCATCAAGTCTTTAAACCATTGGCCTGTATGTTTTTCTAGGCCAATGTGTATTTTTTGTGTCTACTTTCTAATTTGTTGCATTAGGATGGAGACATTGGTAAGTGTGCGTGAACATGGTGGCACCACTTTCTTGTTTAAAGGAGTGATAAGGATGGAAATTTATCTCACTTTTATTCCTTTGGTGTGTCTTGTGCTTAGCTTTTTTATTGGAGGTGCGATGGGTATCTATGAATGGAAATATGAACATAAAGCTGGTTGTAGTTGCTGCTTTTTATTATTGGTGTGTTAGTTCATATTAAGGATGTTCATATATAGTCCAGGCTGCCATGGTGATCATCAACTATCACCATTGTGTCTTAATAGGGTACCACATATATTCAGGTACCCTTTCTGTCTAGTTTCAGTCTGTGTTAGTTTGGTCTGGTTACTACTTCATTGGTTTAGTTATCCTACGGTTCCTATAGAAGATTTATACTTTGATGCTGGTAGCAATTTAATATGTAGTATTGATGATTGGTGGTCTTATGTTAAGACTTGTTATGTTTATTATGGGTTGGATCATTCTTGTAGCTACATATTGGGTCATCAATACTTTAGCATATGGAAATTGGGTCATTATTTCTCCTGTGTATTTGTCAAGAGTTATTGGATCAATCTTGGTCATGATagatgtaacaccctgatttttttttttaaacacagcggaagtatttacaaaattatcaaaacaaccttagttaatgtttacaaaccatagttaacaaatcaacttagttaatgttattaaaatatgaaatgtcccgttcatattgattataaacgttccatattaattgatttcgttgcgaggttttgacctctatatgagacgtttttcaaagactgcattcatttttaaaacaaccataacctttattttatcgataaaggtttaaaaagcattacgtagattatcaaataatgataatctaaaatataccgtttacacacgaccattacataatggtttacaataagaatatattacatcaaaaataagtttctttaatgcagtttttacataatatcatacaagcatggactccaaatcttgtccttattttagtatgcaacggcggaagctcttaataatcacctgagaataaacatgcttaaaacgtcaacaaaaaatgttggtgagttataggtttaacctatatattatcaaatcataataatagaccacaagatttcatatttcaatatgcattccatacatagagataaaattcattcatatggtgaacacctggtaaccgacattaacaagatgcatatagaatatccccatcatttcgggacacccatcggacatgataaaatcgaagtactaaagcatttcaaattccagaatagggcttgttgggcccgatagatctatctttaggattcgcgtcaatttgggagtctgttcccaaattcttaggctaccaagctaaaaaggggcatattcggcttcgatcattcacccatataatgtagtttcatttacttgtgtctatttcgtaaaacatttataaaattgcatgtattctcattccaaaatattggattttaaaagtgggactataactcactttcacgaatttttacttcgtctgaaagtaagacttggccattggtcgattcacgaacctataacaaatatgtacatatatatcaaagtatgttcaaaatatatttacaacatttttaatacgttttaatgttttaaatttattaagtcagctgtcctggttagtaacctacaactagttgtccatagttagatgtacagaaataaattgatatatatcatcttgacccaatccacgacctagtgtatacacgtctcaggctagatcacaactcaaagtatatatatttttggaatcaacctcaaccctgtatagctaactccaacattactgcatacagagtgtctatggttgttccaaataatatatatagatgggtcgatatgatatgtcaaaacatttgcatacgtgactatggtatcccaagattacataatatattagaatacatgtataatacaatataagttagctatgatatgatttgta
The window above is part of the Rutidosis leptorrhynchoides isolate AG116_Rl617_1_P2 chromosome 1, CSIRO_AGI_Rlap_v1, whole genome shotgun sequence genome. Proteins encoded here:
- the LOC139839405 gene encoding uncharacterized protein is translated as MKKKSFWEYNAPADSSWTWKKIMRFRHKIRRFIVHSIGNGGKTMAWYDNWHPVGPLDVIISRRDIYTAGYSAQTTVVDIVQNGEWEVPDAWKDKYGMIFDVCPPLLIRDRNDVVLWKSKDNKLGHFKVKTAFSDLSADIDEVGWAKLVWFSQCIHRHSFVLWVAMSNKLRTQDKYMRVEMNNSLKCPFCLECKDSHNHLFLV